The following coding sequences are from one Anaerohalosphaeraceae bacterium window:
- the serA gene encoding phosphoglycerate dehydrogenase, whose amino-acid sequence MYRILITDKLAQEGIDLINSADDFEAVVRTGIKEEELASIIGEYDGLIIRSDTKVTAKVLERPGKLKGIARAGVGIDNVDVPTATRKGILVMNTPGGNTLSAAEHTMALMLALSRNIVPACNSLKRGEWDRKRYTGNQLNNKTLGIIGLGRIGMAVAKMALGFNMKILGYDPFAAPVEAEKLGIVITDSLEKIFKESDFITVHVPKNEKTLNMITAKEMKMMKPTCRLINCARGGIINEEDLYNALAAKTIAGAALDVFSKEPPENTRFKELDNCLVTPHLGASTEEAQIEVAVEAAQILMDAIKGGPIRNAVNAPAMGGLSPIISQYAVLAQRIGSLASAMVTGHLKSVQIEFRGSIAEKTVDPIATSFAIGLLQPHFDTTVNLVNVPVLAKERGISIDQIKNPEIKDFESTFAATVQTDQSKRTIIGTVFGGNLPRIIEIDGFPIEVTPEDAMLIIFNDDKPGVIGAVGTILGKHGININTMGVGHKRAEGKAILAFSLDKLPDEKAAADLKKLDFVNELYICKLQ is encoded by the coding sequence ATGTACCGAATTCTCATTACGGACAAACTGGCGCAGGAAGGAATTGACCTGATCAACTCCGCCGACGATTTTGAGGCCGTCGTGCGGACCGGCATCAAAGAAGAGGAGCTTGCTTCGATCATCGGCGAATACGACGGACTCATCATCCGCAGCGACACCAAGGTCACGGCAAAAGTCCTCGAGCGACCCGGCAAACTGAAAGGCATCGCACGTGCCGGCGTCGGCATCGACAATGTAGACGTCCCGACTGCTACCCGAAAAGGCATTCTCGTCATGAACACTCCCGGCGGAAACACCCTCAGTGCCGCCGAGCACACCATGGCGCTGATGCTGGCACTGAGCCGAAATATTGTCCCCGCCTGCAACAGTCTTAAACGCGGCGAGTGGGACCGCAAACGCTACACCGGCAATCAGCTCAACAACAAAACCCTCGGCATCATCGGCCTGGGCCGAATCGGAATGGCTGTAGCCAAAATGGCCCTCGGCTTCAATATGAAAATTCTGGGCTACGACCCCTTCGCCGCTCCCGTCGAAGCGGAAAAACTCGGCATTGTCATCACGGATTCCCTCGAAAAAATCTTCAAGGAATCCGACTTTATCACCGTGCACGTTCCCAAAAACGAAAAAACACTCAATATGATTACCGCCAAGGAAATGAAGATGATGAAGCCGACCTGCCGGCTGATTAACTGCGCCCGCGGCGGCATCATCAACGAAGAAGACCTGTACAACGCACTGGCGGCCAAAACCATTGCCGGCGCCGCACTGGATGTTTTCTCCAAAGAACCGCCGGAAAATACCCGCTTCAAAGAACTGGACAACTGCCTGGTTACTCCGCATCTGGGTGCCAGCACGGAGGAAGCCCAGATCGAAGTCGCCGTGGAAGCCGCCCAGATCCTGATGGACGCCATCAAAGGCGGTCCGATCCGCAATGCCGTCAATGCTCCGGCTATGGGCGGTCTGTCGCCGATTATCAGCCAGTATGCCGTTCTGGCTCAGCGAATCGGTTCGCTGGCCAGTGCCATGGTCACCGGCCATCTGAAAAGCGTTCAAATCGAATTCCGCGGTTCCATCGCCGAAAAGACCGTGGACCCGATTGCCACCTCGTTTGCTATTGGGCTCCTTCAGCCGCATTTTGACACCACCGTCAATCTGGTCAACGTGCCGGTCCTGGCCAAAGAGCGAGGCATCAGCATTGACCAAATCAAAAATCCCGAAATCAAAGATTTCGAATCCACTTTTGCTGCGACTGTTCAGACTGACCAGTCTAAACGAACCATCATCGGCACCGTTTTCGGCGGCAATCTGCCCCGCATTATCGAAATTGACGGGTTCCCCATCGAAGTAACCCCTGAGGATGCCATGCTGATTATCTTCAACGATGACAAGCCGGGCGTCATCGGCGCGGTCGGCACCATCCTGGGCAAGCACGGCATCAACATCAATACGATGGGTGTCGGACACAAGCGGGCCGAAGGCAAGGCTATTCTGGCTTTCAGTCTGGACAAACTGCCCGATGAAAAGGCCGCCGCCGACTTGAAAAAATTGGATTTTGTCAACGAACTGTACATCTGCAAGCTTCAATAA
- a CDS encoding DUF2752 domain-containing protein: protein MNKCQPIRSGKSSNRISPGGRIAAAFVALVIAAGFAFFHACDRQWLDISPILGVCGFKQRFGLPCPGCGWTHSIQAFASGRIGESFCLQPAAAVFCLTAAAAFFFALHIAFFGIDFSFLRWARSPGGCKVIILAAALIILVGWLAALLLTLAGQGQS, encoded by the coding sequence ATGAATAAATGCCAGCCGATAAGATCAGGAAAATCTTCCAACCGCATTTCTCCAGGGGGGCGGATTGCCGCCGCTTTTGTCGCCCTGGTTATTGCCGCCGGATTCGCCTTTTTCCACGCCTGCGACCGACAGTGGCTCGACATCAGTCCTATCCTCGGGGTTTGCGGCTTCAAACAACGGTTCGGTCTGCCCTGTCCCGGCTGCGGCTGGACCCATTCCATCCAGGCCTTTGCATCGGGACGCATTGGGGAGTCCTTTTGTCTTCAACCCGCCGCCGCTGTCTTTTGCCTGACAGCCGCTGCGGCCTTTTTTTTTGCTTTACACATCGCCTTTTTTGGGATAGATTTTTCGTTTTTGAGGTGGGCTCGCTCACCTGGAGGATGCAAAGTGATAATTCTTGCGGCCGCCCTGATTATCTTAGTCGGATGGCTGGCTGCTTTGCTGCTGACCCTGGCCGGGCAAGGTCAATCCTGA
- a CDS encoding inositol monophosphatase, whose translation MGLSSTEISYLLETAVVAARLAGQRALEELRFVHTTQKDADELVTQADPICQKIIVDHIKENYPDHGFLGEEGHGGKMFKLAPRGEQGIWWVIDPIDGTNNFANGLLCFSVSIAALQDGQPIVGVVFEPATDSMFTAAAGMEAQMNGSRIQVSRQDLNRFACFGIESYLTAEFAKPYQAIMVKTRFRCLGSTALHLAYVAKGAMVGSVTVRSRLWDIAAGALLVERAGGFVSSPDGKSLFPADPSSYQGDYLPIVAGSLKKKEEILEFFQMK comes from the coding sequence ATGGGCTTGTCTTCGACGGAAATCAGTTATTTGCTCGAGACGGCTGTGGTGGCTGCACGTCTGGCAGGACAGCGGGCTCTGGAGGAACTTCGTTTTGTTCATACGACGCAGAAAGATGCAGATGAGTTGGTTACGCAGGCCGACCCGATTTGCCAGAAAATTATTGTGGACCATATTAAGGAGAACTACCCGGACCACGGTTTTCTGGGTGAGGAAGGACACGGCGGCAAGATGTTCAAGCTGGCACCGCGCGGCGAGCAGGGAATCTGGTGGGTCATTGACCCGATTGACGGTACGAACAACTTTGCTAACGGACTGCTGTGTTTTTCGGTAAGCATTGCCGCCCTGCAGGATGGGCAGCCGATTGTCGGGGTGGTTTTTGAACCGGCGACCGATTCGATGTTTACAGCGGCGGCGGGGATGGAAGCGCAGATGAACGGCTCCCGGATTCAGGTGAGCCGGCAGGATCTGAATCGATTCGCCTGCTTTGGAATTGAGAGCTATTTGACGGCGGAGTTTGCCAAGCCGTATCAGGCCATTATGGTTAAAACCCGTTTTCGCTGTCTGGGTTCGACGGCCCTGCATTTGGCGTATGTCGCCAAAGGTGCGATGGTCGGCTCTGTGACCGTTCGTTCTCGTTTATGGGATATTGCGGCCGGTGCCCTCCTTGTGGAACGGGCGGGGGGATTTGTATCTTCTCCGGATGGAAAAAGTCTTTTTCCTGCGGACCCGAGCTCTTATCAGGGAGACTATCTGCCGATTGTTGCGGGTTCCCTGAAGAAAAAGGAGGAAATTCTGGAATTTTTTCAAATGAAATAA